A region from the Azospirillum fermentarium genome encodes:
- the ybaK gene encoding Cys-tRNA(Pro) deacylase, giving the protein MAAKGTPAVSAAKAAGIAFRLLEYDYDPNADAIGLAAADALGLDPAMVYKTLVAQVDGKALVCAVIPVAARLDLKALAAAAKGKKADLADPAAAERSSGYLVGGISPLGQKRRLPTFIDESAAALDEMVVNGGRRGLQIALKPADLARVLGAAVLPIMTP; this is encoded by the coding sequence ATGGCGGCGAAGGGGACACCGGCGGTCAGCGCGGCCAAGGCGGCGGGGATTGCGTTCCGTCTGCTTGAATACGACTACGACCCCAACGCCGACGCCATCGGGCTGGCGGCGGCGGACGCGCTGGGGCTGGACCCGGCCATGGTCTACAAGACGCTGGTGGCGCAGGTGGACGGCAAGGCGCTGGTGTGCGCCGTCATCCCCGTGGCCGCCCGCCTGGACCTGAAGGCGCTGGCCGCGGCGGCCAAGGGGAAAAAAGCCGATCTGGCCGACCCGGCGGCGGCGGAACGCTCGTCGGGCTATCTGGTGGGCGGCATCAGCCCGCTGGGCCAGAAACGCCGCCTGCCCACCTTCATCGACGAAAGCGCCGCGGCGTTGGACGAGATGGTGGTCAACGGTGGGCGCCGGGGCCTGCAGATCGCGCTGAAGCCCGCCGACCTCGCCCGCGTCCTGGGTGCCGCCGTGCTGCCGATCATGACGCCATAA
- a CDS encoding phosphatase PAP2 family protein — MRSTIEALLARIGRHELPVLLTVLVVAALLLGFVELAGAVLEGEITAFDRSLLLLLRNPADVSDPIGPGWLENAARDITALGSTVNLTLLVLAAVGYLALTAKRAAAVMVLVSVGGGMILSTLLKMGFGRPRPDLVPHGDVVYTASFPSGHAMLSAVAFLTLGALMARVQPRRRVKAYILLSAVLLTVLVGCSRVYLGVHWPTDVLAGWCVGAAWSAICWLAALWLQRRGVVEKEGTGNGGEGDTGGQRGQGGGDCVPSA, encoded by the coding sequence ATGAGGAGCACGATCGAAGCTCTGCTGGCGCGCATCGGCCGCCATGAACTTCCGGTTCTGCTGACGGTTCTGGTGGTGGCGGCGTTGCTGCTGGGCTTCGTCGAACTGGCGGGGGCGGTGCTGGAGGGGGAGATCACCGCCTTCGACCGTTCCCTGCTGTTGCTGCTGCGCAACCCCGCCGACGTGTCCGATCCCATCGGGCCGGGGTGGCTGGAGAACGCCGCCCGCGATATCACGGCGCTCGGCAGCACGGTCAACCTGACGCTGCTGGTGCTGGCGGCGGTGGGGTATCTGGCGCTGACGGCCAAGCGGGCCGCGGCGGTGATGGTGCTGGTGTCGGTGGGCGGCGGCATGATCCTGTCCACGCTGCTGAAGATGGGCTTCGGCCGCCCCCGTCCGGATCTGGTGCCCCACGGCGATGTGGTCTATACCGCCAGCTTCCCCAGCGGGCACGCCATGCTGTCGGCGGTGGCCTTTCTGACGCTGGGCGCGCTGATGGCGCGGGTGCAGCCGCGGCGGCGGGTCAAGGCGTACATCCTGCTGTCGGCGGTGCTGCTGACCGTCCTGGTGGGGTGCAGCCGGGTCTATCTGGGGGTGCACTGGCCGACCGACGTGCTGGCCGGCTGGTGCGTGGGGGCGGCATGGTCGGCCATCTGCTGGCTGGCGGCCCTGTGGCTGCAGCGCCGCGGGGTGGTGGAGAAGGAAGGAACGGGGAATGGCGGCGAAGGGGACACCGGCGGTCAGCGCGGCCAAGGCGGCGGGGATTGCGTTCCGTCTGCTTGA
- a CDS encoding M20/M25/M40 family metallo-hydrolase, whose amino-acid sequence MTTPTIAPVLAEADRAFDQSVARLIDLLRIPSVSSKPDHEGEVRRAAAWLTRELEALGFQAGVRETGWLPAVVAHYPGPADAPHILYYGHYDVQPPEPLELWNSPPFDPVIVEAQHGPRLVARGAVDDKGQVMTFLEAFRLWKSVHGSLPIRITVLLEGEEESGSPSLKAFLRDNRAELAADVCVITDTNAWTIDTPAITTRLRGLLYVEATLTGPSHDLHSGMFGGAVLNPINALTRILGQIHDDQGRVQFPGFYDGVAEASNEEKAIWNGLGYDEAAFLAGVGLKTPAGEAGRTLAERLWSRPTCDINGIIGGYTGEGAKTVIASKATAKFSCRLVPGQDPEAVLTGIKAFFAARLPPDAQIEYKTFGKSPGFCVPTDSPYLRATLDALGDVFDNRPAMVGSGGSIPVGGYVLDELGIDSIFVGFGLEDDRIHSPNEKFELRCYKNGIRAHIAMLERFAALKP is encoded by the coding sequence ATGACCACCCCGACCATCGCGCCGGTCCTGGCCGAAGCCGACCGCGCCTTCGACCAGTCCGTTGCCCGTCTCATCGACCTGCTGCGCATCCCCAGCGTCAGCTCCAAGCCCGACCACGAGGGCGAGGTGCGCCGCGCCGCCGCGTGGCTGACCCGGGAGCTGGAGGCGCTGGGGTTCCAGGCCGGCGTGCGCGAGACCGGGTGGCTGCCCGCGGTGGTGGCCCATTACCCCGGCCCGGCGGATGCGCCGCACATCCTCTATTACGGCCACTACGACGTGCAGCCGCCCGAACCGCTGGAGTTGTGGAACAGCCCGCCGTTCGACCCGGTGATCGTGGAGGCGCAGCACGGCCCCCGTCTGGTCGCCCGCGGGGCGGTGGACGACAAGGGACAGGTGATGACCTTCCTCGAGGCGTTCCGGCTGTGGAAATCCGTCCACGGGTCGCTGCCCATCCGCATCACCGTGCTGCTGGAGGGCGAGGAGGAATCCGGCAGCCCGTCCCTGAAAGCCTTCCTGCGCGACAACCGCGCCGAACTGGCGGCGGACGTCTGCGTCATCACCGACACCAACGCCTGGACCATCGACACCCCGGCCATCACCACCCGCCTGCGCGGCCTGCTGTATGTGGAAGCCACGCTGACCGGCCCCAGCCACGACCTGCATTCCGGCATGTTCGGGGGGGCTGTGCTGAACCCCATCAACGCGCTGACCCGCATCCTGGGCCAGATCCACGACGATCAGGGCCGCGTGCAGTTCCCCGGCTTCTACGATGGTGTTGCCGAGGCGTCGAACGAGGAAAAGGCCATCTGGAACGGTCTGGGCTATGACGAGGCGGCGTTCCTGGCCGGCGTCGGCCTGAAGACCCCGGCGGGGGAGGCCGGGCGGACGCTGGCCGAGCGGCTGTGGTCGCGCCCCACCTGCGATATCAACGGCATCATCGGCGGCTACACCGGCGAGGGGGCCAAGACCGTCATCGCGTCCAAGGCCACGGCGAAATTCTCCTGCCGTCTGGTGCCGGGGCAGGATCCCGAGGCCGTGCTGACGGGGATCAAGGCGTTCTTCGCCGCCCGTCTGCCCCCCGACGCGCAGATCGAGTACAAGACCTTCGGCAAGTCGCCGGGGTTCTGCGTGCCCACCGATTCCCCCTATCTGCGGGCGACGCTGGACGCGCTGGGCGACGTGTTCGACAACCGCCCGGCCATGGTCGGCAGCGGCGGGTCGATCCCGGTCGGCGGCTATGTGCTGGATGAGCTGGGCATCGATTCCATCTTTGTGGGATTCGGGCTGGAGGACGACCGCATCCACTCTCCCAACGAAAAGTTCGAGCTGCGCTGCTACAAGAACGGCATCCGTGCCCATATAGCCATGCTGGAGCGGTTCGCGGCTCTGAAACCCTGA
- a CDS encoding DUF1488 domain-containing protein, with translation MPLFQFPDDADWDFEADRLVFTVQVGEYVGQVFVERRAFTSLMERRPTPEEASAFFHDNRPAFERAVELRILDRRLDPDANIHLTARDVRQAGPGKR, from the coding sequence ATGCCCCTGTTCCAGTTTCCCGACGACGCCGACTGGGATTTCGAGGCGGACCGCCTGGTCTTCACCGTGCAGGTGGGGGAGTATGTGGGCCAGGTGTTCGTGGAGCGCCGCGCCTTCACCTCGCTGATGGAGCGGCGTCCGACGCCGGAGGAGGCCAGCGCCTTCTTCCACGACAACCGCCCGGCGTTCGAGCGGGCGGTGGAGCTGCGCATCCTGGACCGCCGCCTGGATCCCGACGCCAACATCCACCTGACCGCCCGCGACGTGCGGCAGGCGGGTCCGGGGAAGCGATAG
- a CDS encoding calcium-binding protein, which yields MSTSLLASAEISVNTTTSNDQIQPSVAVLENGAQVVVWASNGQDGSGYGIYARRLDAAGQPVGEEFRVNAVTGNNQDNPSVTALGDGGFMVFWGQDVSLPSVGGGTANPGATGIYAQRYDAAGNAVGGQMTLATGSDARFPQATTLADGSVMAVWSTPQGSSINLTGQRFDAQGVALTGPFTIQHGDIPYHLDAPHVSALANGGYAVTWTQTSAQQTDWNIYTQVYSAANAVVSGPTRITSASGSNSFQSSNAVAGLADGGFVVVYAATGGRDGSGDGIFLRRFNAGGQALSGETQVNGYAVGHQYQPSVTALADGGFVVAWTSEAQDGSGYGAYAQRYDGGGNKTGGEFVLAETLSGNQMQPVLAARPDGGFVATWIGPDASGYGIQVREFPASSEAPVFAAQDLFSSRNEVKRAASLLQTGHTQGDALATSGLQRITAYEFVDVNAASDSGYFTLNGVVQAAGQTISVTADQLGSLHFVGGSAASADAIRIRVSDGAHWSDWDIGTVTTLSPTSSLVPSAEISVNTTTSNDQIQPSVAVLENGAQVVVWASNGQDGSGYGIYARRLDAAGQPVGDEFRVNAVTGNNQDNPSVTALGDGGFMVFWGQDVSLPSVGGGTGNPGATGIYAQRYDAAGNAVGGQMTLATGSDARFPQATTLADGSVMAVWSTPQGSSINLTGQRFDAQGVALTGPFTIQHGDIPYHLDAPHVSALANGGYAVTWTQTSAQQTDWNIYTQVYSAANAVVSGPTRITSASGSNSFQSSNAVAGLADGGFVVVYAATGGRDGSGDGIFLRRFNAGGQALSGETQVNGYAVGHQYQPSVTALADGGFVVAWTSEAQDGSGYGAYAQRYDGGGNKTGGEFVLAETLSGNQMQPALAARPGGGFVATWIGPDASGYGIQVREFIGTDAPVQPCIPMEGSSGNDTLTAVTDLPHRIDGLDGNDSLTGGASGDTLYGGAGDDTLNGLDGGDALFGGGGNDRLYGGNGNDTLDGGAGTNVLYGGAGDDVYLVNSAGDTVREVAGEGIDAIRTTLGVYTLGANLEHLIFAGSGAFKGTGNDLDNLIVGGAGNDTLTGGAGADTLIGGDGDDRFYIDAADAPVQGGSGFDTAVIQGAAPAFLDLVACGIEQAYGGTGNDTLIGTGALAGLYINGREGDDLIVGGAFNDTLTGGSGRDTLYGGDGDDLLYIGAGDASVNGGAGFDTLYMQGTGDLTLDLAASGIERVFSGTGNDSFSASASTAGVEVNGNAGDDYFLGSAYGDVLRGDAGNDTLYGGGGNDTLVGGAGDNSLFGEAGDDQLYVDTATAVLDGGDGDDTVFVRFAGGALLDVSMGIEHAYGGAGNDTLSAAGASGRVDLLGGAGDDWLTGGLGDDSLRGDDGDDWLTGGAGNDTLTGGNGNDMLTGGSGADYLVGGAGADLFVWKTGDGDDLIRDFSAVQGDRIGLAVGEVYTVGSNAHGDAVVSFATSGTLTLFGVQASAVSSGWFVTV from the coding sequence ATGTCAACGTCATTGCTGGCTTCGGCGGAGATTTCCGTCAACACCACCACGTCCAACGACCAGATTCAGCCGTCTGTGGCGGTTCTGGAGAACGGGGCGCAGGTGGTGGTCTGGGCATCGAACGGGCAGGACGGTTCGGGCTACGGGATCTATGCCCGGCGCCTCGACGCCGCCGGCCAGCCGGTGGGGGAGGAGTTCCGGGTCAATGCGGTGACCGGCAACAACCAGGACAACCCGTCGGTGACGGCGCTGGGCGACGGCGGTTTCATGGTCTTCTGGGGGCAGGACGTCAGCCTGCCGTCGGTTGGCGGCGGCACCGCCAATCCGGGTGCGACTGGCATTTACGCCCAACGTTATGATGCCGCCGGCAATGCGGTCGGCGGGCAGATGACCCTGGCGACCGGCTCCGACGCCCGGTTTCCCCAGGCGACGACGCTGGCCGACGGCAGCGTGATGGCGGTGTGGTCAACGCCGCAGGGCAGTTCGATCAACCTCACCGGCCAGCGCTTCGACGCCCAGGGGGTGGCGCTCACGGGGCCGTTCACCATCCAGCATGGGGACATCCCCTATCATCTGGATGCCCCCCATGTCAGCGCCCTGGCCAACGGCGGCTATGCGGTGACCTGGACGCAGACGTCCGCCCAGCAAACGGATTGGAACATCTACACCCAGGTCTATTCCGCGGCGAACGCGGTGGTGAGCGGGCCGACCCGGATCACCTCGGCCTCGGGCTCGAATTCCTTCCAGTCGTCGAACGCCGTGGCCGGGCTGGCCGACGGCGGGTTCGTGGTGGTCTATGCGGCGACCGGCGGTCGGGACGGCAGCGGTGACGGCATCTTCCTGCGCCGGTTCAATGCCGGCGGGCAGGCGCTGAGCGGGGAGACGCAGGTCAACGGCTATGCCGTCGGTCACCAGTACCAGCCCAGCGTGACGGCGCTGGCCGACGGCGGCTTTGTTGTGGCCTGGACGTCGGAAGCGCAGGACGGCAGCGGCTACGGCGCCTACGCCCAGCGCTACGACGGCGGCGGGAACAAGACCGGCGGCGAGTTCGTGCTGGCGGAGACGCTGAGCGGCAACCAGATGCAGCCGGTGCTTGCCGCCCGTCCGGATGGCGGTTTCGTCGCCACCTGGATCGGGCCGGACGCCTCCGGCTATGGTATCCAGGTGCGGGAGTTTCCTGCCAGTTCCGAAGCACCGGTTTTCGCGGCCCAGGATCTGTTCTCGTCCCGCAACGAAGTGAAGCGGGCCGCCAGTTTGCTGCAAACCGGGCACACGCAGGGCGACGCCCTGGCAACGTCCGGGCTTCAGCGGATCACCGCCTATGAATTCGTTGACGTCAACGCGGCGTCGGACAGTGGCTATTTTACGTTGAACGGTGTGGTTCAGGCGGCTGGGCAGACCATTTCCGTCACCGCCGATCAGCTTGGCAGCCTGCACTTTGTCGGCGGCAGTGCCGCCAGTGCGGATGCGATCCGTATCCGCGTTTCGGACGGCGCCCACTGGTCCGATTGGGACATCGGTACGGTGACAACCCTGTCACCCACGTCTTCCCTGGTGCCTTCGGCGGAGATTTCCGTCAACACCACCACGTCCAACGATCAGATTCAGCCGTCTGTGGCGGTTCTGGAGAACGGGGCGCAGGTGGTGGTCTGGGCATCGAACGGGCAGGACGGTTCGGGCTACGGGATCTATGCCCGGCGTCTCGACGCCGCCGGCCAGCCGGTGGGGGACGAGTTCCGGGTCAATGCGGTGACCGGCAACAACCAGGACAACCCGTCGGTGACGGCGCTGGGCGACGGCGGTTTCATGGTCTTCTGGGGGCAGGACGTCAGCCTGCCGTCGGTTGGCGGCGGCACCGGCAATCCGGGTGCGACTGGCATTTACGCCCAACGTTATGATGCCGCCGGCAATGCGGTCGGCGGGCAGATGACCCTGGCGACCGGCTCCGACGCCCGGTTTCCCCAGGCGACGACGCTGGCCGACGGCAGCGTGATGGCGGTGTGGTCAACGCCGCAGGGCAGTTCGATCAACCTCACCGGCCAGCGCTTCGACGCCCAGGGGGTGGCGCTCACGGGGCCGTTCACCATCCAGCATGGGGACATCCCCTATCATCTGGATGCCCCCCATGTCAGCGCCCTGGCCAACGGCGGCTATGCGGTGACCTGGACGCAGACGTCCGCCCAGCAAACGGATTGGAACATCTACACCCAGGTCTATTCCGCGGCGAACGCGGTGGTGAGCGGGCCGACCCGGATCACCTCGGCCTCGGGCTCGAATTCCTTCCAGTCGTCGAACGCCGTGGCCGGGCTGGCCGACGGCGGGTTCGTGGTGGTCTATGCGGCGACCGGCGGTCGGGACGGCAGCGGTGACGGCATCTTCCTGCGCCGGTTCAATGCCGGCGGGCAGGCGCTGAGCGGGGAGACGCAGGTCAACGGCTATGCCGTCGGTCACCAGTACCAGCCCAGCGTGACGGCGCTGGCCGACGGCGGCTTTGTTGTGGCCTGGACGTCGGAAGCGCAGGACGGCAGCGGCTACGGCGCCTACGCCCAGCGCTACGACGGCGGCGGGAACAAGACCGGCGGCGAGTTCGTGCTGGCGGAGACGCTGAGCGGCAACCAGATGCAGCCGGCGCTTGCCGCCCGTCCGGGCGGTGGCTTCGTCGCCACCTGGATCGGGCCGGACGCCTCCGGCTATGGTATCCAGGTGCGGGAGTTCATCGGGACCGACGCTCCGGTGCAGCCTTGCATTCCCATGGAAGGTTCGTCGGGCAACGACACGCTGACGGCGGTGACCGATCTTCCGCACCGCATCGACGGGTTGGACGGCAACGACAGCCTGACCGGCGGCGCCTCGGGCGATACCTTGTACGGCGGGGCGGGTGACGACACGCTCAACGGCCTCGACGGTGGCGACGCCCTGTTCGGGGGCGGCGGCAATGACCGCTTGTATGGTGGAAACGGCAACGACACCCTGGACGGTGGAGCCGGGACAAACGTCCTCTATGGCGGGGCCGGGGATGACGTCTATCTGGTCAACAGCGCGGGCGATACCGTCCGTGAAGTCGCTGGCGAAGGCATCGACGCCATTCGCACCACGCTCGGCGTCTATACCCTTGGCGCCAATCTGGAACATCTGATCTTCGCCGGAAGCGGTGCGTTCAAGGGAACCGGGAACGATCTGGACAACCTGATTGTCGGTGGGGCGGGCAATGATACGCTGACCGGCGGAGCCGGGGCTGACACATTGATCGGCGGTGATGGTGACGACCGTTTCTACATCGATGCCGCCGACGCGCCGGTTCAGGGGGGCAGCGGCTTTGACACCGCCGTCATTCAGGGGGCGGCGCCGGCGTTTCTCGATCTGGTGGCGTGCGGCATCGAGCAGGCCTATGGCGGCACCGGAAACGATACCCTGATCGGGACGGGCGCCCTGGCCGGGCTGTACATCAATGGCCGCGAGGGTGATGACCTGATCGTCGGCGGGGCCTTCAACGACACCCTGACCGGCGGGAGCGGCCGTGACACGCTGTATGGGGGTGATGGCGACGACCTGCTTTACATCGGTGCGGGCGATGCGTCGGTGAATGGCGGGGCCGGCTTTGACACTCTTTACATGCAGGGGACCGGGGATCTGACCCTGGACCTTGCGGCCAGCGGCATCGAGCGCGTGTTCAGCGGGACCGGGAACGACAGCTTCTCCGCGTCGGCATCCACCGCTGGGGTGGAGGTCAACGGCAACGCCGGGGACGATTATTTCCTCGGAAGCGCTTACGGCGATGTTCTGCGCGGTGACGCGGGCAATGATACGCTGTATGGCGGCGGCGGCAACGACACCTTGGTGGGCGGTGCCGGCGACAACAGCCTGTTCGGCGAGGCCGGCGACGACCAGCTCTATGTCGATACCGCAACCGCGGTGCTGGACGGCGGCGACGGCGACGACACGGTTTTTGTCCGTTTTGCCGGGGGAGCGCTGCTGGATGTCTCGATGGGCATCGAACATGCCTATGGCGGGGCCGGCAACGATACGCTCAGCGCCGCCGGCGCGTCGGGCCGCGTGGACCTGCTCGGCGGGGCGGGGGACGACTGGCTGACCGGGGGCTTGGGGGACGACAGCCTGCGTGGGGATGACGGCGACGACTGGCTGACCGGTGGCGCGGGCAACGATACGCTGACCGGCGGCAACGGCAATGACATGCTGACCGGCGGTTCGGGCGCCGACTATCTGGTGGGTGGTGCCGGGGCCGACCTGTTCGTGTGGAAGACGGGGGATGGCGACGACCTGATCCGCGATTTCTCGGCCGTTCAGGGCGATCGGATCGGCCTTGCCGTCGGGGAGGTCTATACGGTCGGCAGCAACGCGCACGGCGATGCGGTGGTTTCTTTCGCCACCTCGGGGACGCTGACCCTCTTTGGGGTTCAGGCGTCCGCCGTGTCGTCTGGCTGGTTCGTCACGGTCTGA
- a CDS encoding GlxA family transcriptional regulator codes for MTESNRPPHVGVLIYPGAQMSAVLGLTDLFAVADSLARKRLGVEQPVLRVSHLGSTPDHRGVAALFDTHGGTGGDPDVIILPPSLGDPPSGPALAPLAGWLKEKHAGGAALASVCAGAFLLGETGLLAGRTVTTHWLYAGPLATRFPEARVDTRKLLVDTGDVITAGGLMAWTDLGLLLLDRLLDPAAMVETARYLLIDPPGRDQRCYGGFVPRLDHGDEPVLKVQRWLEANGTGGMTVGAMAAQAGLEERTFLRRFRAATGLRPIEYCQHLRIAKAREMLETTNTAVERIGWDVGYDDPASFRKLFLKLTGLTPSTYRRRFGVSRGRSARSE; via the coding sequence ATGACCGAATCGAACCGGCCCCCGCATGTCGGCGTGCTGATCTACCCCGGTGCGCAGATGTCCGCGGTTCTGGGGCTGACCGACCTGTTCGCCGTGGCCGACAGTCTGGCGCGCAAGCGGCTTGGCGTCGAGCAGCCGGTGCTGCGTGTCAGCCACCTCGGTTCCACACCGGACCACCGGGGGGTTGCGGCGCTGTTCGACACCCATGGGGGAACCGGCGGTGACCCGGATGTCATCATCCTGCCGCCAAGCCTGGGGGATCCTCCCTCGGGGCCTGCCCTGGCACCCTTGGCGGGCTGGCTGAAGGAAAAGCACGCCGGCGGTGCCGCCCTCGCCTCGGTCTGTGCCGGTGCGTTTCTGCTGGGGGAGACCGGTCTGCTGGCCGGGCGCACGGTGACCACGCACTGGCTTTATGCCGGGCCTCTGGCCACGCGCTTTCCCGAAGCGCGTGTCGATACGCGCAAGCTGCTGGTCGATACCGGCGACGTCATCACGGCAGGCGGGCTGATGGCCTGGACCGATCTTGGTCTTCTGCTTCTGGACCGGCTTTTGGACCCGGCCGCCATGGTCGAGACGGCGCGCTATCTCCTGATCGATCCACCGGGGCGGGACCAGCGCTGCTATGGAGGCTTCGTGCCCCGCCTGGACCATGGCGACGAGCCGGTCCTGAAGGTTCAGCGCTGGCTTGAGGCGAACGGAACCGGGGGAATGACCGTCGGGGCCATGGCGGCGCAGGCGGGGCTTGAGGAGCGGACGTTTCTGCGCCGGTTCCGGGCGGCCACAGGGCTCCGCCCGATCGAGTATTGCCAGCATCTGCGCATCGCCAAGGCCCGCGAGATGCTGGAGACCACGAACACCGCGGTCGAGCGGATCGGATGGGATGTCGGCTATGACGATCCCGCGTCGTTCCGCAAGCTTTTCCTGAAGCTCACGGGCCTGACGCCAAGCACCTATCGCCGCCGTTTCGGTGTGTCCCGTGGCCGTTCGGCCCGTTCCGAATGA
- a CDS encoding cysteine hydrolase family protein, which produces MAKRALIIIDLQNDYFDGGKFTLENIDAAAANAARLLDAARAQGDLVVHVRHEFPMADAPFFAPTSEGSAINGAVLPRDGETVLLKNAVNAFLGTGLKDVLDRNGITEVTVAGAMSHMCIDAAVRAAADYGYRTTVIHDAVATRDVAFEGITVPAAQVHAAAMAALGFAYATLLSTDAYLAAATAPAGAA; this is translated from the coding sequence ATGGCGAAACGTGCGCTCATCATTATTGATTTGCAGAATGATTATTTCGATGGGGGTAAATTCACCCTGGAAAACATCGATGCCGCGGCGGCGAACGCTGCGCGCCTGCTGGACGCGGCCCGCGCGCAGGGCGATCTGGTGGTGCATGTCCGCCATGAGTTCCCCATGGCGGACGCCCCCTTCTTTGCCCCCACGTCCGAAGGCTCCGCCATCAACGGGGCCGTGCTGCCGCGGGACGGTGAGACCGTCCTGCTCAAGAACGCCGTCAATGCCTTTCTCGGCACGGGCCTGAAGGATGTGCTCGACCGCAACGGTATCACCGAGGTGACCGTCGCCGGCGCCATGAGCCACATGTGCATCGATGCCGCGGTGCGCGCCGCGGCTGATTACGGCTACCGCACCACCGTGATCCACGACGCTGTTGCCACGCGGGATGTCGCCTTCGAGGGCATCACCGTTCCGGCGGCCCAGGTGCATGCCGCGGCGATGGCGGCGCTGGGGTTCGCCTATGCCACGCTGCTGTCCACCGATGCCTATCTGGCCGCAGCCACGGCACCGGCGGGTGCCGCCTGA
- the guaA gene encoding glutamine-hydrolyzing GMP synthase has translation MTADRVLILDFGSQVTQLIARRVREAGVYCEIHPFSVDAARIQAFAPKAIILSGSPASVNDENGPRAPEVVFTLGVPVLGICYGQQTMCAQLGGSVTGSDHREFGRAFIEVTESCALFDGVWAVGGREQVWMSHGDRVTAIPPGFQVVAVSDGAPYAAIADESRRFYGVQFHPEVVHTPDGAKLLANFVRKVAGCTGDWTMAAFRQQAIAQIRAQVGGGKVICGLSGGVDSSVAAVLIHEAIGDQLTCIFVDTGLMRAGEADEVVTLFRDHYNIPLIHRNAADLFLGKLDGVSDPERKRKIIGATFIDVFDEEAHKIGGAGFLAQGTLYPDVIESVSFTGGPSVTIKSHHNVGGLPERMNLKLVEPLRELFKDEVRALGRELGLPDAFVKRHPFPGPGLAIRVPGEITAEKLEILRKADTVYLEEIRNAGLYDAIWQAFAVLLPVRTVGVMGDGRTYDHVLALRAVTSTDGMTADWYHFPHDFLARVSNRIVNEVRGVNRVVYDITSKPPGTIEWE, from the coding sequence ATGACCGCCGATCGTGTCCTCATCCTCGATTTCGGGTCGCAGGTGACCCAGCTGATCGCCCGCCGCGTTCGTGAAGCCGGGGTCTACTGCGAAATCCATCCCTTTTCCGTCGATGCCGCGCGCATTCAGGCGTTCGCGCCCAAGGCGATCATCCTGTCGGGCAGCCCGGCGTCGGTGAACGACGAGAACGGCCCCCGCGCGCCGGAGGTGGTGTTCACGCTGGGCGTGCCGGTGCTGGGCATCTGCTATGGGCAGCAGACCATGTGTGCCCAGCTTGGCGGATCGGTGACCGGCAGCGACCACCGCGAATTCGGCCGCGCCTTCATCGAGGTGACGGAATCCTGCGCTCTGTTCGACGGGGTGTGGGCCGTGGGCGGGCGCGAGCAGGTGTGGATGAGCCACGGCGACCGCGTGACCGCGATCCCGCCGGGATTCCAGGTGGTGGCGGTCAGCGACGGCGCCCCCTATGCCGCCATCGCCGATGAGAGCCGCCGTTTCTACGGCGTGCAGTTCCACCCCGAGGTGGTGCACACCCCCGACGGGGCCAAGCTGCTGGCGAATTTCGTGCGGAAGGTGGCGGGCTGCACCGGCGACTGGACCATGGCGGCGTTCCGCCAGCAGGCCATCGCCCAGATCCGCGCCCAGGTGGGCGGCGGCAAGGTGATCTGCGGCCTGTCGGGCGGCGTTGACAGCTCCGTGGCGGCGGTGCTGATCCACGAGGCCATCGGCGACCAGCTCACCTGCATCTTCGTCGATACCGGCCTGATGCGCGCGGGCGAGGCGGACGAGGTGGTGACCCTGTTCCGCGACCATTACAACATCCCGCTCATTCACCGGAACGCCGCCGACCTGTTCCTGGGCAAGCTGGACGGGGTGAGCGACCCGGAACGCAAGCGCAAGATCATCGGCGCCACCTTCATCGACGTGTTCGACGAGGAAGCGCACAAGATCGGCGGTGCGGGGTTCCTGGCCCAGGGCACGCTGTACCCCGACGTGATCGAAAGCGTGTCGTTCACCGGCGGCCCGTCGGTGACCATCAAGTCGCACCACAACGTGGGCGGTCTGCCGGAGCGGATGAACCTGAAGCTGGTGGAGCCGCTGCGCGAACTGTTCAAGGACGAGGTGCGGGCGCTGGGCCGTGAACTGGGCCTGCCCGATGCGTTCGTGAAGCGCCACCCCTTCCCCGGTCCCGGCCTGGCCATCCGCGTTCCCGGCGAGATCACGGCCGAGAAGCTGGAGATCCTGCGCAAGGCGGACACCGTTTATCTGGAAGAGATCCGCAACGCCGGCCTGTACGACGCCATCTGGCAGGCGTTTGCGGTGCTGCTGCCGGTGCGCACGGTGGGGGTGATGGGCGACGGCCGCACCTACGACCATGTTCTGGCGCTGCGCGCGGTGACCTCCACCGACGGCATGACCGCCGACTGGTACCACTTCCCCCACGACTTCCTGGCCCGTGTGTCCAACCGCATCGTGAATGAAGTCCGCGGCGTCAACCGCGTCGTCTACGACATCACCTCGAAGCCGCCCGGCACCATCGAGTGGGAATGA